One segment of Micromonospora parathelypteridis DNA contains the following:
- the pgsA gene encoding phosphatidylinositol phosphate synthase, whose translation MAKIFQVSARAGMTRVVEPIARALLRAGVTPNAVTVAGTVGVLVGALGFGARGHLVAGALIVTVFALTDLLDGTMARMSGGSTKFGAFLDSSMDRVADSAVFGAVAYWLATQGDHSGVAAALVCLAAGSLVSYVKARAEGLGMTCNVGIAERTERLLIVGVGGILTGVGVDPALEIALWLLAAVSIFTVGQRMTHVYRQAQQLQPNGQA comes from the coding sequence ATGGCGAAGATCTTCCAAGTGTCGGCCCGCGCGGGGATGACCCGCGTCGTCGAGCCGATTGCCCGTGCCCTTCTGCGCGCGGGCGTCACCCCCAATGCCGTCACCGTTGCGGGCACCGTTGGTGTGCTCGTCGGCGCGCTCGGCTTCGGTGCTCGCGGCCACCTGGTCGCGGGCGCGTTAATCGTGACCGTTTTCGCGCTCACCGACCTGCTCGACGGGACGATGGCCCGGATGAGCGGCGGCTCCACCAAGTTCGGCGCGTTCCTCGACTCAAGCATGGACCGGGTCGCCGACAGCGCCGTCTTCGGCGCCGTCGCGTACTGGCTGGCCACGCAGGGCGACCACTCCGGGGTGGCCGCCGCGCTGGTCTGCCTGGCCGCCGGCAGTCTGGTCTCCTACGTCAAGGCCCGTGCCGAAGGGCTCGGCATGACCTGCAACGTGGGCATCGCCGAGCGCACCGAGCGGCTGCTGATCGTCGGGGTCGGCGGGATCCTCACCGGCGTCGGTGTCGACCCGGCGTTGGAGATCGCGCTCTGGCTGCTCGCCGCGGTGTCGATCTTTACGGTGGGGCAGCGGATGACGCACGTCTACCGCCAGGCCCAGCAGCTCCAGCCGAACGGCCAGGCGTGA
- a CDS encoding glycosyltransferase family 4 protein: MRIGIVCPYSFDVPGGVQNHVMDLAEALITLGHEVSVLAPADEDSPLPAYVVSAGRAVPLPYNGSVARIAFGPVSTARVRRWLTNGDFDVLHVHEPLTLSLSLLAVLSARGPVVATFHTAMTRSRVLAAAQGVLQIVLERITARIAVSALARKVQVEHMDGGAVEIPNGVAVAKFADAEPLPGWPGECAPGTGGTLGFLGRFTEARKGFPVLRDAFVAMAATRPGLRLLVAGPGDPDDLYDQFPAELHERVTFLGLVTEPDKARMLRSVHLYVAPNTGGESFGMILTEALAAGTSVVASDLDAFRRVLDGGRAGRLFPTGDPVGLRDAVTELLDDPAGRAALTACGDQVVANFDWPVVARRVLEVYAAAIEATDGRVIDQEWVGLG, translated from the coding sequence ATGCGGATCGGCATCGTGTGCCCGTACTCCTTCGACGTGCCCGGAGGGGTGCAGAACCACGTCATGGACCTGGCCGAGGCGCTGATCACGCTCGGCCACGAGGTCAGCGTGCTCGCCCCGGCTGACGAGGATTCGCCGCTGCCGGCGTACGTGGTGTCCGCCGGTCGGGCGGTGCCGCTGCCGTACAACGGGTCGGTGGCCCGGATCGCGTTCGGCCCGGTCTCGACCGCCCGGGTACGCCGGTGGCTCACCAACGGCGACTTCGACGTGCTGCACGTGCACGAGCCGCTCACGTTGAGCCTGTCCCTGCTGGCCGTGCTGTCCGCCCGCGGCCCGGTGGTGGCCACGTTCCACACCGCGATGACCCGTTCGCGGGTGCTGGCCGCCGCGCAGGGCGTGCTGCAGATCGTGTTGGAGCGGATCACCGCCCGGATCGCGGTCAGTGCGCTGGCCCGCAAGGTTCAGGTCGAGCACATGGACGGCGGCGCGGTGGAGATCCCCAACGGGGTGGCGGTGGCCAAGTTCGCCGACGCCGAGCCGTTGCCGGGCTGGCCGGGGGAGTGCGCGCCGGGCACCGGCGGCACCCTGGGCTTCCTGGGCCGGTTCACCGAGGCGCGCAAGGGCTTCCCGGTGCTGCGCGACGCGTTCGTGGCGATGGCCGCCACCCGGCCCGGGCTGCGGTTGCTCGTCGCCGGCCCGGGTGATCCCGACGACCTGTACGACCAGTTCCCGGCCGAGCTGCATGAGCGGGTCACGTTCCTCGGCCTGGTTACCGAACCGGACAAGGCGCGAATGCTGCGCAGCGTGCACCTCTACGTGGCACCGAACACCGGCGGCGAGTCGTTTGGCATGATCCTCACCGAGGCGCTGGCCGCGGGTACGAGCGTGGTCGCCAGCGATCTGGACGCGTTCCGGCGGGTGCTCGACGGCGGGCGCGCAGGTCGACTCTTCCCCACCGGTGACCCGGTCGGGCTGCGCGACGCGGTGACCGAGCTGCTGGACGACCCGGCCGGGCGGGCCGCGTTGACGGCCTGCGGCGATCAGGTGGTGGCGAATTTCGACTGGCCGGTGGTTGCTCGCCGCGTTCTGGAGGTATACGCAGCGGCGATCGAGGCAACCGACGGGCGGGTCATCGACCAGGAGTGGGTGGGGCTGGGCTGA
- a CDS encoding elongation factor G-like protein EF-G2, with product MAQKNQDKGSTGGTPVVTEPERVRNVVLVGHSGAGKTTLVEALLAATGTIGRAGTVVDGTTVGDHDPAAVRQQRSVSLSCAPLLHNGIKVNLLDTPGYADFVGELRAGLRAADAALFVVSAAGGMDAATVALWEECAAVDMPRAVAVARLDQPRADVDETVALCQRLFGDNVMPLYLPMLGDDGVSTEGLLGLITRRVFDYTAGLPADVRDPDPEHQPAIDESRNELIEGIIAESEDETLMDRYLDGEEISTEVLIDDLEKAVARGHFYPVVPVCAQTGVGLDVLLEVLTAAFPSPLEHELPAVSGVEGSPRPPLTCDPDGPLVAEVVKTTVDRHVGRVSLVRVFSGTLRPEQTVHVSGHGMAERGHPDHDADERVGHIYTPLGATLREVPLCVAGDICAITKSGSAETGDTISAKDDPLLIAPWEMPEPMLPVAVVAHSRADEDALARNLARLVAGDPTLRLERNPDTHQLVLWCMGEAHADVVLDRLRAGGVELDTEPVKVSLRETLTVPAKGHGRHVKQSGGHGQYAVCDIEVEPLPPGSGFEFVDRVVGGAVPHNYIPSVEKGVRAQLDRGLVAGHPVVDLRVTLVDGKAHSVDSSDAAFQTAGALALRDAADRGQPALLEPIDEVTIRVPDGSVGTVMGDLSGRRGRVLGTEPDPDADGRTLVRAEVPATELLRYAVELRSMTAGTGTFRRHFVRHDPMPTHLADQIRKEQTP from the coding sequence ATGGCGCAAAAAAATCAGGACAAGGGTTCCACCGGCGGTACGCCGGTGGTGACCGAACCCGAGCGGGTACGCAACGTGGTGCTCGTCGGGCACTCCGGGGCAGGCAAGACGACCCTGGTCGAGGCCCTGCTCGCGGCGACCGGCACGATCGGCCGGGCCGGCACCGTCGTCGACGGCACCACGGTCGGCGACCACGACCCCGCCGCCGTACGTCAGCAGCGTTCGGTCAGCCTGTCCTGCGCACCGCTGCTGCACAACGGCATCAAGGTCAACCTGCTGGACACCCCCGGGTACGCCGACTTCGTCGGCGAGCTGCGCGCCGGGCTGCGGGCTGCCGACGCCGCCCTCTTCGTCGTCTCCGCGGCGGGCGGCATGGACGCGGCCACCGTCGCGCTGTGGGAGGAGTGCGCGGCGGTCGACATGCCCCGCGCGGTCGCGGTGGCCCGGCTGGACCAGCCCCGCGCCGACGTCGACGAGACGGTGGCGCTCTGCCAGCGCCTCTTCGGCGACAACGTGATGCCTCTTTACCTGCCGATGCTCGGCGACGACGGCGTGTCCACCGAAGGCCTGCTCGGCCTGATCACCCGCCGGGTCTTCGACTACACCGCCGGGCTTCCGGCCGACGTACGCGACCCGGACCCGGAGCACCAACCAGCCATCGACGAGTCGCGCAACGAGCTGATCGAGGGAATCATCGCCGAGAGCGAGGACGAGACCCTCATGGACCGCTACCTCGACGGCGAGGAGATCAGCACCGAGGTGCTCATCGACGACCTGGAGAAGGCCGTCGCCCGAGGCCACTTCTACCCGGTGGTGCCGGTCTGCGCCCAGACCGGCGTCGGCCTGGACGTGCTGCTGGAGGTGCTGACCGCCGCGTTCCCGTCGCCGCTGGAGCACGAGTTGCCGGCGGTGAGCGGCGTGGAGGGCTCGCCCCGCCCGCCGCTGACCTGCGACCCGGACGGGCCGCTCGTCGCCGAGGTCGTCAAGACCACCGTCGACCGGCACGTCGGTCGGGTCTCGCTGGTCCGGGTCTTCTCCGGCACACTGCGCCCCGAGCAGACCGTGCACGTCTCCGGGCACGGCATGGCCGAACGCGGCCACCCCGACCACGACGCCGACGAGCGGGTCGGGCACATCTACACCCCGCTGGGCGCCACCCTGCGCGAGGTGCCGCTCTGCGTGGCCGGCGACATCTGCGCGATCACCAAGTCGGGCAGCGCCGAGACCGGCGACACCATCTCCGCCAAGGACGACCCACTGCTGATCGCCCCCTGGGAGATGCCCGAGCCAATGCTGCCGGTGGCGGTCGTGGCCCACAGCCGCGCCGACGAGGACGCCCTGGCCCGCAACCTCGCCCGCCTCGTCGCCGGCGACCCCACGCTGCGCCTCGAACGCAACCCGGATACCCACCAGCTGGTGCTCTGGTGCATGGGCGAGGCACACGCGGACGTGGTGCTCGACCGGCTACGCGCCGGCGGCGTCGAACTGGACACCGAGCCGGTCAAGGTGTCGCTACGCGAGACGCTCACCGTGCCCGCGAAGGGGCACGGCCGGCACGTCAAGCAGTCCGGGGGCCACGGCCAGTACGCGGTCTGCGACATCGAGGTCGAACCCCTGCCCCCGGGCAGCGGCTTCGAGTTCGTCGACCGGGTCGTCGGCGGCGCGGTGCCCCACAACTACATCCCGTCGGTCGAGAAGGGCGTCCGCGCACAACTCGACCGCGGCCTGGTCGCCGGCCACCCGGTCGTGGACCTGCGGGTGACCCTCGTCGACGGCAAGGCGCACAGCGTCGACTCCTCCGACGCGGCCTTCCAGACCGCGGGCGCGCTCGCCCTGCGTGACGCCGCCGACCGTGGCCAGCCAGCGCTACTGGAGCCGATCGACGAGGTCACCATCCGGGTGCCGGACGGCTCGGTGGGCACGGTGATGGGCGACCTGTCCGGCCGCCGCGGTCGAGTGCTCGGGACCGAACCGGACCCGGACGCCGACGGCCGCACCCTCGTCCGCGCGGAGGTGCCGGCCACCGAACTGCTCCGGTACGCCGTCGAGCTGCGCTCGATGACGGCCGGCACAGGCACCTTCCGCCGCCACTTCGTCCGCCACGACCCCATGCCCACCCACCTCGCCGACCAGATCCGCAAGGAACAAACCCCGTAA
- a CDS encoding D-Ala-D-Ala carboxypeptidase family metallohydrolase, translating to MIRRLGRLLAALALTAATTVAGITLTAGAAQADGCYTWGRSLSQGASGEDVRQLQIRVAGYPGYGAVLTIDGAFGPATRSAVIRFQQAYGLSADGIAGPQTFNRLYALQDDDCTPANFSYAELNNCNSTWAGGAVAASTARFNALVSMWKLQALRHALGDVAIAISSSFRSYACNSAVGGASNSRHLYGDAVDLVGSPSFCRLAQQARYHGFGQILGPGYPDHNDHTHVAAVGGWSAPSCGI from the coding sequence ATGATCCGACGGCTCGGCAGGCTTCTCGCGGCACTTGCGCTGACCGCCGCCACCACAGTGGCCGGCATCACCCTCACCGCCGGAGCGGCACAGGCGGACGGCTGCTACACCTGGGGTCGCAGCCTGTCCCAGGGGGCGTCCGGTGAAGACGTCCGGCAACTCCAGATCCGGGTCGCCGGCTACCCCGGCTACGGCGCCGTGCTGACCATCGACGGCGCGTTCGGCCCGGCCACCCGCTCGGCGGTGATCCGCTTCCAGCAGGCGTACGGGCTGTCCGCGGACGGGATCGCCGGCCCGCAGACCTTCAACCGGCTCTACGCCCTCCAGGACGACGACTGCACCCCCGCCAACTTCAGCTACGCCGAGTTGAACAACTGCAACAGCACCTGGGCCGGCGGGGCGGTCGCGGCGAGCACCGCACGATTCAACGCGCTCGTCTCGATGTGGAAGCTCCAGGCCCTGCGGCACGCCCTCGGTGACGTCGCCATCGCGATCAGCAGCAGCTTCCGCAGCTACGCCTGCAACAGCGCGGTCGGCGGGGCGTCCAACAGCCGGCACCTGTACGGCGACGCGGTGGACCTGGTCGGGTCACCGTCGTTCTGCCGGCTCGCCCAACAGGCCCGCTACCACGGCTTCGGCCAGATCCTCGGCCCCGGCTACCCGGACCACAACGACCACACCCACGTGGCGGCGGTCGGCGGCTGGTCCGCGCCGAGCTGCGGCATCTGA
- the pdxS gene encoding pyridoxal 5'-phosphate synthase lyase subunit PdxS, producing MPENTASNTGTAPVVGTARVKRGMAEMLKGGVIMDVVNAEQAKIAEDAGAVAVMALERVPADIRAQGGVSRMSDPDMIDGIIEAVSIPVMAKARIGHFVEAQILQSLGVDYVDESEVLTPADYANHIDKWAFTVPFVCGATNLGEALRRITEGAAMIRSKGEAGTGDVSNATTHMRKIRQEIRRLSSLPADELFVAAKELQAPYELVKEVAESGKLPVVLFTAGGIATPADAAMMMQLGAEGVFVGSGIFKAGNPAQRAAAIVKATTFHDDPDVLAKVSRGLGEAMVGINVDEIPQPHRLAERGW from the coding sequence GTGCCCGAAAACACCGCCTCGAACACCGGTACCGCCCCCGTTGTCGGCACCGCCCGCGTGAAGCGTGGCATGGCCGAGATGCTCAAGGGCGGCGTGATCATGGACGTGGTCAACGCCGAACAGGCCAAGATCGCTGAGGATGCCGGCGCTGTCGCGGTGATGGCCCTGGAGCGGGTGCCCGCCGACATCCGCGCGCAGGGCGGGGTGTCCCGGATGAGCGACCCCGACATGATCGACGGAATCATCGAGGCGGTCTCCATCCCGGTGATGGCCAAGGCCCGCATCGGCCACTTCGTGGAGGCGCAGATCCTCCAGTCGCTGGGCGTGGACTACGTCGACGAGTCCGAGGTGCTGACCCCGGCCGACTATGCGAACCACATCGACAAGTGGGCGTTCACGGTGCCCTTCGTCTGTGGCGCGACCAACCTGGGCGAGGCCCTGCGGCGGATCACCGAGGGTGCGGCCATGATCCGCTCCAAGGGGGAGGCGGGCACCGGGGACGTCTCCAACGCCACCACCCACATGCGCAAGATCCGTCAGGAGATCCGTCGACTGTCCTCGTTGCCGGCTGACGAGCTGTTCGTCGCGGCCAAGGAGCTGCAGGCCCCGTACGAGCTGGTCAAGGAGGTCGCCGAGAGCGGCAAGCTGCCGGTGGTGCTGTTCACCGCCGGTGGGATCGCCACGCCGGCCGACGCGGCGATGATGATGCAGCTCGGCGCCGAGGGTGTCTTCGTCGGCTCCGGCATCTTCAAGGCGGGCAACCCGGCTCAGCGGGCAGCCGCGATCGTCAAGGCCACCACCTTCCACGACGACCCGGACGTGCTGGCGAAGGTCTCCCGTGGCCTCGGCGAGGCCATGGTCGGCATCAACGTCGACGAGATCCCGCAGCCGCACCGCCTGGCCGAGCGCGGCTGGTGA
- a CDS encoding phosphatidylinositol mannoside acyltransferase — MNLTELGYIAGWRVVRALPRPLVATAFQAGADRAHRRPGGGTARLRANLRRVVGPELPEAELDDLVKRGLRSYARYWMEAFRLPALSRAQILSGFRLDGAELLAADVAAGRGAVVALPHAGNWDAAGAWVAANGWPIATVMERLKPEGVYKRFMAFRASLGMEILPTHGGSRPAFDVLLDRVRAGAVVPLLADRDLSARGVEVDFFGGKTRMPAGPALLALHTGAPLYVASMWYEPDAPCASLAGPLPVPGPEVGPLDQRVRSLTQLIADRLAAGIARHPEDWHMLQRMWLDQRGSGDGTALPSPASGQA, encoded by the coding sequence GTGAACCTCACCGAGCTGGGCTACATCGCCGGCTGGCGGGTGGTCCGCGCTCTGCCCCGGCCGCTGGTGGCGACGGCGTTTCAGGCGGGCGCGGACCGCGCCCACCGCCGCCCGGGCGGGGGTACGGCTCGACTGCGCGCGAACCTGCGCCGGGTGGTCGGTCCGGAGCTGCCCGAGGCCGAGCTGGACGATCTCGTCAAGCGCGGGCTCCGCTCGTACGCCCGGTACTGGATGGAGGCGTTCCGGCTGCCCGCGTTGAGCCGTGCGCAGATCCTGTCCGGCTTCCGACTGGATGGCGCGGAGTTGCTCGCTGCCGACGTGGCCGCGGGCCGGGGCGCCGTGGTGGCGCTACCCCATGCCGGTAACTGGGACGCCGCGGGTGCCTGGGTGGCGGCCAACGGCTGGCCGATCGCCACGGTCATGGAGCGGCTCAAGCCGGAGGGCGTGTACAAGCGTTTCATGGCCTTCCGGGCCAGCCTGGGGATGGAGATCCTGCCGACCCACGGCGGGTCGCGTCCGGCGTTCGACGTGCTGTTGGACCGCGTACGTGCCGGTGCGGTGGTGCCGTTGCTGGCCGACCGGGACCTCTCCGCCCGTGGGGTGGAGGTGGACTTCTTCGGCGGAAAGACCCGGATGCCGGCCGGGCCGGCGCTGCTCGCGCTGCACACCGGCGCGCCGCTCTACGTGGCCTCGATGTGGTACGAACCGGACGCGCCGTGCGCGTCGCTCGCCGGCCCGCTGCCGGTGCCGGGGCCCGAGGTGGGGCCTCTGGACCAGCGGGTCCGGTCGCTGACCCAGCTCATCGCCGACCGTCTGGCGGCGGGTATCGCCCGGCATCCGGAAGACTGGCACATGTTGCAGCGGATGTGGCTGGATCAGCGGGGGTCGGGGGACGGCACGGCGCTGCCCTCGCCGGCCTCCGGTCAGGCCTGA
- a CDS encoding helix-turn-helix transcriptional regulator, with protein MMDGELGAFLRSRREARRPAEVGLAEGPRRRTPGLRRAELATLAQVSVEYLTRLEQSRDTRPSPEILAALADALRLDSADREHLRQLASAQHARQLCSGDRPTVSRTVRPTVRAMLDALRDTPAYVLNRLGDVLAWNEPFDRLARPIGLLNGSRPNLTWFVLTDERAREHYPHWSALADQQVAELHLLRRGDPAIDAFAERLARTVGAPFTDRWRRRPVTAARTNPLTVRHPAVGLLRFDVETMELAEIDPQRLVVQLPADAATATALDELAGRRPGQLRAVAG; from the coding sequence ATGATGGACGGAGAGCTGGGCGCCTTCCTCCGCAGTCGTCGCGAGGCCCGACGGCCAGCCGAGGTCGGCCTCGCCGAAGGCCCTCGCCGACGCACCCCGGGCCTGCGCCGGGCCGAGCTGGCGACATTGGCGCAGGTCAGCGTGGAATACCTGACCCGGCTGGAGCAGAGCCGGGACACCCGGCCGTCGCCGGAGATCCTCGCCGCGCTCGCCGACGCCCTGCGCCTGGACAGCGCCGACCGGGAACACCTGCGGCAGCTCGCCTCGGCCCAGCACGCCCGACAACTGTGCTCAGGCGACCGGCCAACGGTCTCCCGCACCGTGCGGCCAACGGTCCGCGCCATGCTCGACGCGCTGCGCGACACCCCGGCGTACGTGCTCAACCGGCTCGGCGACGTGCTGGCCTGGAACGAGCCGTTCGATCGGCTGGCCCGCCCGATCGGCCTGCTGAACGGGTCGCGGCCGAACCTGACCTGGTTCGTGCTGACCGACGAGCGGGCCCGAGAGCACTACCCGCACTGGTCGGCGCTCGCCGACCAGCAGGTCGCGGAGCTGCACCTGCTGCGCCGGGGTGACCCGGCCATCGACGCGTTCGCCGAGCGGCTCGCCCGGACGGTCGGCGCGCCGTTCACCGACCGCTGGCGGCGGCGACCGGTGACCGCCGCGCGGACCAACCCGCTGACGGTGCGCCATCCGGCGGTGGGGCTGCTGCGTTTCGACGTCGAGACGATGGAGCTGGCCGAGATCGACCCGCAGCGACTGGTGGTGCAGTTGCCCGCCGACGCCGCCACGGCGACCGCGCTGGACGAGTTGGCGGGCCGCCGCCCGGGGCAGCTACGCGCGGTCGCCGGCTGA
- a CDS encoding aldo/keto reductase: protein MAVTTRTLGRSGIEVSALGMGCWAIGGPWAEGSQPLGWGAVDDDESARAVRRALDLGITLFDTADTYGAGHGERVLGRALAGRRDDAVIATKWGYTFDEPSRQATGEDASPAYLRRAVTASLRRLGTDRIDLYQLHLADLPVPRAQALVGTCEDLVAEGLIRAYGWSTDRPDRAATFGHAAAGATAVQHTLSVLRDAPELLAVCDKYDLASVNRGPLGMGLLTGKYSAGSILPQDDVRGLAPGWLEWFRGGRPAPEWLRRVAAVRTALTADGRSLAQGALGWIWARSGRTIPIPGCRTVAQVEENAAALHRGPLPADQFTEVERQLAALRTAALRDADRPHWPRPTDPTTHP, encoded by the coding sequence ATGGCAGTCACGACACGGACGTTGGGGCGCAGCGGCATCGAGGTCAGCGCCCTCGGCATGGGGTGCTGGGCGATCGGCGGGCCCTGGGCGGAGGGCTCCCAGCCGCTGGGCTGGGGCGCGGTCGATGACGACGAGTCCGCGCGGGCGGTACGTCGGGCCCTCGATCTGGGCATCACCCTCTTCGACACCGCTGACACGTACGGCGCCGGGCACGGTGAGCGGGTGCTCGGCCGGGCGCTCGCCGGCCGCCGGGACGACGCCGTGATCGCCACCAAGTGGGGGTACACCTTCGACGAGCCGAGCCGGCAGGCGACCGGGGAGGACGCGTCGCCCGCGTACCTGCGGCGCGCCGTGACCGCCTCGCTGCGCCGGCTCGGCACCGACCGGATCGACCTCTACCAGCTGCACCTGGCCGACCTGCCGGTGCCACGGGCGCAGGCGTTGGTCGGCACCTGCGAGGACCTGGTCGCCGAGGGGCTGATCCGGGCGTACGGGTGGAGTACCGACCGACCCGACCGGGCCGCCACGTTCGGGCACGCCGCCGCCGGTGCCACCGCCGTGCAGCACACTCTGTCGGTGCTGCGGGACGCCCCCGAGCTGCTCGCCGTCTGCGACAAGTACGACCTGGCGAGCGTCAACCGGGGTCCGCTGGGGATGGGCCTGCTCACCGGCAAGTACTCGGCCGGATCGATACTGCCCCAGGACGACGTACGCGGGTTGGCCCCGGGCTGGTTGGAGTGGTTCCGTGGCGGCCGGCCGGCACCGGAGTGGCTGCGCCGGGTCGCCGCGGTCCGCACCGCGCTCACCGCCGACGGACGCAGCCTCGCCCAGGGTGCGCTGGGCTGGATCTGGGCCCGCAGCGGTCGCACCATCCCGATCCCGGGCTGCCGTACGGTCGCGCAGGTCGAGGAGAACGCCGCGGCCCTGCACCGGGGTCCACTGCCGGCGGACCAGTTCACCGAGGTGGAACGTCAGTTGGCCGCACTACGTACCGCTGCCCTCCGCGACGCCGACCGCCCCCACTGGCCCCGCCCCACCGACCCCACAACCCACCCCTAA
- the pdxT gene encoding pyridoxal 5'-phosphate synthase glutaminase subunit PdxT, whose translation MAVPVIGVLALQGDVREHVAALAAAGADARPVRRPAELDAVDGLVVPGGESTTISKLTDIFEMREPIDKRIVDGMPVYGSCAGMIMLATEVLDGRPDQRGFSGIDMTVRRNAFGRQVDSFEAPVDITGVPGEPFHAVFIRAPWVERVGAGVEVIGSVTGGPAADRIVAVRQGNLLATSFHPELTGDLRVHAYFVDLVRSVS comes from the coding sequence ATGGCCGTACCCGTGATCGGTGTGCTCGCGCTGCAGGGGGATGTCCGCGAGCACGTGGCGGCGTTGGCAGCGGCGGGCGCGGACGCCCGCCCGGTCCGCCGTCCGGCGGAATTGGACGCGGTGGACGGCCTGGTCGTCCCCGGCGGCGAGTCCACCACCATCAGCAAACTCACCGACATCTTCGAGATGCGCGAGCCGATCGACAAGCGGATCGTCGACGGCATGCCGGTCTACGGCTCCTGCGCCGGCATGATCATGTTGGCGACCGAGGTGCTCGACGGCCGACCCGACCAGCGGGGCTTCTCCGGCATCGACATGACCGTCCGGCGCAACGCGTTCGGGCGGCAGGTCGACTCGTTCGAGGCGCCGGTGGACATCACCGGGGTGCCGGGTGAGCCGTTCCACGCGGTCTTCATCCGCGCGCCGTGGGTCGAGCGGGTCGGTGCCGGCGTCGAGGTGATCGGATCGGTGACCGGCGGCCCGGCCGCCGACCGGATCGTGGCGGTCCGGCAGGGCAACCTGCTGGCCACCTCGTTCCACCCGGAGTTGACCGGTGACCTGCGCGTGCACGCGTACTTCGTGGACCTGGTCCGCAGCGTCTCCTGA
- a CDS encoding HIT family protein — protein MADGLERLWTPHRMTYISGEDRPAEGYEKPTGCPFCRAPKLPPDESLVVARGEHVFVVLNLYPYNPGHLLVCPYRHVADYTDLDVPETTELASYTQTAMRVIRKVSNAHGFNLGMNQGGVAGAGIAAHLHQHVVPRWGGDANFMPVIGRTKVLPQLLGDTRDLLTRAWPS, from the coding sequence ATGGCGGACGGCCTGGAGCGGCTCTGGACGCCGCACCGGATGACCTACATATCCGGCGAGGACCGCCCAGCCGAGGGCTACGAGAAGCCCACCGGTTGTCCGTTCTGCCGGGCACCGAAGCTGCCGCCGGACGAGAGCCTCGTGGTAGCCCGTGGCGAGCACGTCTTCGTGGTGCTCAACCTCTACCCGTACAACCCGGGGCACCTGCTGGTCTGCCCCTACCGGCACGTCGCCGACTACACCGACCTGGACGTGCCGGAGACCACCGAGCTGGCGTCGTACACCCAGACCGCGATGCGGGTGATCCGCAAGGTGAGCAACGCGCACGGCTTCAACCTGGGCATGAACCAGGGCGGGGTGGCCGGCGCCGGCATCGCCGCCCACCTGCACCAGCACGTCGTGCCGCGCTGGGGCGGTGACGCGAACTTCATGCCGGTGATCGGCCGCACGAAGGTCCTGCCGCAACTGCTCGGCGACACCCGCGACCTGCTCACCCGCGCCTGGCCGTCCTGA
- a CDS encoding NADPH-dependent FMN reductase yields MRNAQSTGPLRIGLIVGSTRPGRRGAAIARWALEVAERHEAVRAGDAVFTLVDLAEQALPLLDEPVPALFGDYRRPHTRRWAAVVDACDAFVFVTPDYNRSIPAALKNGIDYLYAEWADKVAGVVSYGAQGGNRAADHLRAILTEVRTVVVPTGVALSIFTDFDFTEADPGDRTAGRFAPRDGREAELSTMLAEVVSWSRAVRPADRALLGT; encoded by the coding sequence ATGAGAAACGCACAGAGCACAGGACCCCTGCGGATCGGTCTGATCGTGGGCAGCACCCGTCCCGGCCGGCGCGGCGCGGCGATCGCCCGCTGGGCTCTGGAGGTGGCCGAGCGGCACGAGGCGGTACGCGCCGGGGACGCCGTCTTCACGCTGGTCGACCTCGCGGAACAGGCGTTGCCACTGCTCGACGAGCCGGTGCCGGCGTTGTTCGGCGACTACCGGCGCCCGCACACTCGGCGGTGGGCGGCCGTGGTGGACGCCTGCGACGCCTTCGTCTTCGTCACCCCGGACTACAACCGCTCGATTCCGGCCGCGCTCAAGAACGGCATCGACTACCTGTACGCGGAGTGGGCGGACAAGGTGGCTGGGGTGGTGAGCTACGGCGCGCAGGGTGGCAATCGGGCCGCCGATCACCTGCGGGCGATCCTGACCGAGGTGCGGACCGTGGTGGTGCCGACGGGAGTGGCGCTGTCGATCTTCACCGACTTCGACTTCACCGAGGCCGACCCTGGTGACCGGACCGCTGGCCGCTTCGCACCGCGCGACGGTCGGGAGGCGGAGCTGTCCACGATGCTCGCCGAGGTCGTGAGCTGGTCCCGGGCGGTGCGCCCGGCGGACCGGGCGCTGCTGGGAACGTAG